In a single window of the Bacteroides acidifaciens genome:
- a CDS encoding DNA-binding protein, whose product MSIHYDLYETPDIQQTGEQQPLHPRVVFKGTINQDEFLDRVHKFTGISRSLLAGAMQSFQNELRDLLANGWIVELGDIGYFSASLQGPPVMKKEEVHAQSIKLKNINFRPGTQFKKEVGWQMRPERGESFTRPHGKGRSEEECLTIINEHLKRYPCLTRADYCRLTGHDKQRALNELNAFIKQGILIRYGAGKQVVYAKKREE is encoded by the coding sequence ATGAGTATACATTACGACCTCTACGAAACACCTGATATCCAACAAACAGGTGAACAACAACCACTCCATCCCCGCGTGGTTTTCAAAGGAACTATCAATCAGGACGAATTTCTGGATCGTGTACACAAATTCACCGGAATAAGCCGCAGCTTATTGGCAGGTGCCATGCAGTCTTTCCAAAACGAACTGAGAGATTTGCTTGCCAACGGATGGATTGTAGAACTGGGAGACATCGGATACTTTTCTGCTTCCCTGCAAGGACCGCCCGTCATGAAAAAAGAGGAAGTACATGCACAATCCATCAAATTAAAGAATATCAATTTCCGACCAGGTACTCAATTTAAAAAGGAAGTGGGTTGGCAAATGAGACCGGAACGTGGAGAATCTTTCACCCGTCCTCATGGAAAAGGGCGCAGTGAAGAAGAATGCCTGACCATAATCAATGAGCATCTTAAGAGGTATCCCTGTTTGACTCGTGCCGATTATTGCCGGTTGACAGGGCATGACAAGCAGCGTGCACTTAACGAACTAAATGCCTTTATCAAGCAAGGGATACTGATTCGTTACGGAGCGGGCAAGCAGGTGGTATATGCAAAGAAAAGAGAAGAATGA
- a CDS encoding PaaI family thioesterase, which yields MTPQEFFKNDVFAENAGIVLLEVRKGYSKAKLEIKPEHLNAGARTQGGAIFTLADLALAAAANSHGTLAFSLSSTITFVRASGPGDTLYAEARERYIGRSTGCYQVDITNQNGDLIATFESSVFRKDQKVPFEVEE from the coding sequence ATGACCCCACAAGAGTTTTTTAAGAATGACGTATTCGCCGAAAACGCAGGCATAGTCCTACTGGAAGTAAGAAAAGGGTACAGCAAAGCCAAGTTGGAAATAAAACCCGAACATCTGAACGCAGGAGCCCGTACACAAGGCGGAGCCATCTTTACATTGGCCGACCTTGCACTGGCTGCGGCTGCCAATTCACATGGCACACTTGCTTTCTCGCTTTCATCCACCATTACCTTCGTACGTGCCAGCGGACCGGGCGATACTCTTTATGCCGAAGCACGCGAACGTTATATCGGCCGGAGCACAGGTTGCTATCAAGTAGATATTACTAATCAGAATGGAGATTTGATTGCAACTTTCGAATCCAGCGTATTCAGAAAAGACCAGAAAGTTCCTTTTGAGGTAGAAGAATAA
- a CDS encoding sulfatase, with translation MNKPINLLVGGLTLFAAQGCKAPKQVAEQAEHPNIIYVFPDQYRNQAMGFWSQDGFRDKVNFQGDPVHTPNLDAFARESMVLSSAQSNCPLSSPHRGMLLTGMYPNRSGVPLNCNSTRPISSLREDAECIGDVFSKAGYDCAYFGKLHADFPTPNDPEHPGQYVESKRPAWDAYTPKERRHGFNYWYSYGTFDEHKNPHYWDTDGKRHDPKEWSPLHESGKVVSYLKNEGNVRDTKKPFFIMVGMNPPHSPYRSLDDCEEQDFNLYKDKSLDSLLIRPNVDLKMKKAESARYYFASVTGVDRAFGQILETLKDLGLDKNTVVIFASDHGETMCSQGTEDPKNSPYSESMNIPFIVRFPGKIQPGVDDLLLSSPDIMPTVLGLCGLGDSIPAEVQGRNFAPLFFDEKAEIVRPTGALYIQNLDGEKDENGLVQTYFPSSRGIKTAQYTLALYIDRNTKQLKKSLLFDDLNDPYQLHNLPLEENKEVVEQLYREMGIMLKEINDPWYTEKILSDRIPY, from the coding sequence ATGAATAAACCTATAAACCTTTTGGTCGGTGGGCTGACTTTGTTTGCAGCACAGGGTTGCAAAGCCCCGAAGCAAGTTGCGGAACAAGCTGAGCATCCGAATATTATCTATGTATTTCCCGACCAATACCGTAACCAGGCAATGGGATTCTGGAGTCAGGACGGATTCCGGGATAAAGTAAATTTTCAGGGTGATCCTGTTCATACCCCCAACCTGGATGCATTTGCCCGCGAATCCATGGTGTTGTCTTCTGCACAGAGCAACTGTCCGCTGAGTAGCCCTCATCGTGGAATGTTATTGACAGGTATGTATCCCAACCGGAGCGGCGTGCCTTTGAACTGTAATTCTACGCGTCCCATCAGTTCGTTGCGCGAGGATGCAGAATGTATCGGCGATGTGTTTAGCAAAGCCGGTTATGACTGTGCTTATTTCGGAAAACTTCATGCCGATTTTCCAACTCCGAACGACCCCGAACACCCAGGACAATATGTAGAATCCAAACGTCCGGCATGGGATGCCTATACTCCGAAAGAACGTCGTCACGGATTTAACTACTGGTATTCTTACGGTACGTTTGATGAGCATAAGAATCCTCACTATTGGGATACGGACGGCAAGAGACACGACCCGAAAGAATGGTCGCCTTTGCATGAATCGGGCAAGGTGGTTTCGTATTTGAAAAATGAGGGTAACGTGCGCGATACAAAGAAACCTTTCTTTATTATGGTAGGCATGAACCCGCCTCATAGTCCGTATCGCTCTTTAGACGACTGTGAAGAGCAGGATTTCAATCTTTACAAGGATAAATCTTTGGATAGCTTGCTGATTCGTCCGAACGTAGACCTGAAGATGAAAAAGGCAGAATCTGCCCGTTATTATTTTGCTTCCGTAACGGGAGTTGACCGTGCTTTCGGTCAGATTCTGGAAACGCTGAAAGACTTGGGACTGGATAAGAATACGGTTGTTATCTTCGCTTCCGACCATGGCGAGACGATGTGCAGCCAAGGTACCGAAGACCCGAAGAACTCGCCTTACTCCGAATCAATGAATATTCCGTTTATCGTGCGTTTCCCGGGCAAGATTCAACCGGGAGTAGATGACTTGCTGCTGTCATCACCGGATATTATGCCTACTGTGCTGGGTTTGTGCGGATTGGGTGATTCTATTCCGGCAGAAGTGCAAGGGCGTAACTTCGCTCCTCTTTTCTTCGATGAAAAGGCGGAAATTGTCCGCCCGACGGGTGCACTGTATATCCAAAATCTGGACGGTGAAAAGGATGAAAACGGATTGGTGCAGACTTATTTCCCTTCTTCGAGAGGTATCAAGACGGCACAATATACATTGGCTTTATACATCGACCGCAATACGAAGCAACTAAAGAAGAGCCTTCTGTTTGATGACTTGAATGATCCTTATCAGTTGCACAACCTGCCTTTGGAAGAAAATAAGGAAGTAGTGGAGCAACTTTATCGTGAAATGGGAATTATGCTAAAGGAAATTAACGATCCTTGGTACACGGAAAAGATTCTGTCGGACAGAATTCCTTATTAA
- a CDS encoding chondroitinase family polysaccharide lyase — protein MKNTCFIILLLLGSISSAFAQFIGFEDGVPEAFNVSGKGELKASSLFYKEGESSLEWDFQPGSALNVQISPLSLNAKKEKQFGITLWIYNEKPQQDSIRFEFLNKAGEVSYWFSYHLQAAGWRACWISFEYMKGEKNDKNIVSYRLVAPQRKGRIFLDRLTFPEKKMNLRTTPDQQLPSNNGLSNRDLWHWCLVWKWEQQSYDVPLASKLTGQQKKELKTIEQRLTDFLEVKKAPQGQINAAYKTFEKAAITPSVAGTGFVGTPIVAPDEQDKKKGEMSWNDIETMLSGFAYDMYYNQNETSKKNYFTVFDYAIDQGFAFGSGMGTNHHYGYQIRKIYTTAWLIRDAIYKHPHRDAYLSTLRFWAALQETRQPCSPTRDELLDSWHTLLMAKFISAMMFPDAREQEQALNGLSRWLSSSLRYTPGTIGGIKVDGTTFHHGGFYPGYTTGVLATVGQFIAFTNGTSFELTKEARQHMKSAFIAMRNYCNLYEWGIGISGRHPFGGKMGSDDIEAFANIAMSGDLSGQGNTFDRGLAGDYLRLVRNEDTPNARFFKKEGVQPAQAPQGFFVYNYGSAGIFRRADWMVTLKGYTTDVWGSEIYVKDNRYGRYQSYGSVQIMGKGNPVSRAGSGFVQEGWDWNRLPGTTTIHLPFELLDSPLKGTTMAHSKENFSGSSSLEGKNGMFAMKLMERDYKNFTPDFVARKSVFCFDNRMICLGTGITNSNTDYPTETTLFQTKYNGVDSKVGDDNYWLHDGYDNYYHVVDGNVRTQVAEQESRHEKTRTVTKEKFSSAWIEHGKAPKDGTYEYMVLIQPSATDLDEVRKTPAYEVLQRNQTAHVVYDKKTGITAYAAFETYQPDGDKLISAIPAETMVMYMREPDKGIRLSVCDPNLNIKEKAYTTKEPSRPIRKEIRLKGHWTLMVPMENVQLEQQGENTVLTVTCQHGQPVEMLMHKK, from the coding sequence ATGAAAAATACTTGTTTCATCATACTATTATTGCTTGGAAGTATCTCTTCCGCTTTTGCCCAATTCATCGGATTTGAAGACGGAGTCCCCGAAGCGTTCAACGTTTCGGGAAAGGGAGAACTGAAAGCATCCTCTCTCTTTTATAAAGAAGGGGAGAGCAGCCTGGAATGGGATTTTCAACCCGGTTCTGCTTTAAATGTTCAAATCTCTCCTTTATCACTCAATGCGAAGAAAGAGAAGCAGTTCGGCATTACTTTGTGGATTTATAATGAGAAACCGCAGCAGGATTCTATCCGCTTCGAGTTCTTGAATAAGGCGGGCGAAGTCTCTTATTGGTTCTCTTATCATTTGCAGGCAGCCGGTTGGCGTGCGTGCTGGATTTCTTTCGAGTATATGAAAGGAGAGAAGAACGACAAGAATATCGTTTCTTACCGGTTGGTTGCTCCTCAACGGAAAGGACGTATTTTCCTTGACCGTCTGACTTTTCCTGAGAAGAAGATGAATCTTCGCACTACTCCCGACCAGCAATTGCCGTCCAATAACGGCTTGTCTAATCGTGACCTCTGGCACTGGTGTCTCGTGTGGAAGTGGGAACAGCAATCATATGATGTCCCGTTAGCATCTAAGTTGACTGGTCAGCAAAAGAAAGAGCTGAAAACCATCGAACAGCGTCTGACTGACTTTCTTGAAGTGAAAAAAGCACCGCAGGGACAGATTAACGCTGCCTATAAGACATTTGAGAAAGCCGCTATCACTCCATCCGTCGCCGGAACAGGTTTTGTAGGGACACCTATTGTGGCGCCCGACGAACAGGATAAGAAAAAAGGGGAAATGTCATGGAATGATATTGAAACCATGCTTTCCGGCTTTGCCTATGATATGTATTACAATCAGAATGAGACGTCGAAGAAGAACTATTTCACTGTATTCGACTATGCCATTGACCAGGGATTTGCGTTCGGTAGTGGTATGGGGACGAATCATCATTATGGTTATCAGATTCGTAAGATATATACGACTGCCTGGTTGATACGTGATGCGATTTATAAACATCCTCATCGGGACGCTTATCTCTCTACATTGCGTTTTTGGGCGGCTTTGCAGGAAACCCGCCAGCCGTGTTCCCCGACGCGCGACGAACTGCTGGACTCCTGGCATACGTTATTGATGGCGAAATTCATCTCTGCTATGATGTTCCCTGATGCTAGAGAACAGGAACAGGCTTTGAACGGCTTATCCCGTTGGCTGTCTTCTTCCTTACGATATACGCCGGGAACGATTGGCGGTATAAAAGTGGACGGCACTACTTTCCATCATGGCGGTTTCTATCCGGGATACACCACCGGTGTATTGGCTACAGTGGGACAATTTATCGCTTTCACTAATGGGACGAGCTTTGAATTGACAAAAGAGGCGCGCCAGCATATGAAGTCCGCTTTTATTGCCATGCGCAACTATTGTAATCTTTATGAATGGGGTATTGGTATCAGCGGACGTCATCCCTTTGGTGGAAAAATGGGAAGTGATGATATTGAAGCATTTGCCAACATTGCTATGTCCGGCGACTTGTCCGGTCAGGGGAATACATTCGACCGTGGCCTGGCTGGCGATTATTTGCGTCTCGTACGCAACGAAGATACTCCGAATGCACGTTTTTTTAAGAAAGAAGGTGTGCAGCCGGCACAGGCTCCGCAAGGCTTTTTTGTCTACAACTACGGCTCGGCAGGTATTTTCCGCCGTGCGGACTGGATGGTAACGCTGAAAGGATATACCACCGATGTATGGGGTTCTGAAATTTATGTGAAGGACAATCGTTACGGACGGTATCAGAGTTATGGTTCGGTACAGATTATGGGCAAAGGAAATCCCGTATCTCGTGCCGGCAGCGGCTTTGTACAGGAAGGATGGGACTGGAATCGTTTGCCGGGTACAACGACCATTCATTTACCTTTTGAACTGTTGGATAGCCCGCTGAAAGGAACTACCATGGCTCATTCTAAAGAAAATTTCTCAGGTAGCAGTTCTTTGGAAGGGAAGAATGGCATGTTTGCCATGAAGCTGATGGAACGTGACTATAAGAACTTTACACCGGATTTCGTTGCCCGTAAATCTGTATTCTGCTTTGATAACCGGATGATTTGTCTGGGAACGGGCATAACAAACAGTAACACGGATTATCCGACGGAAACGACCCTTTTCCAGACCAAATACAATGGAGTGGATTCTAAAGTAGGAGATGATAATTATTGGTTGCATGATGGCTATGATAATTATTATCACGTGGTTGACGGAAATGTTCGTACACAAGTTGCGGAACAGGAATCACGTCATGAAAAGACTCGTACAGTGACTAAGGAAAAGTTCTCCTCGGCCTGGATTGAGCATGGCAAAGCTCCGAAGGATGGAACGTATGAATATATGGTGTTGATACAACCCTCTGCCACTGATTTGGATGAAGTGCGTAAAACTCCGGCATATGAGGTCTTGCAACGCAATCAGACAGCCCATGTGGTTTATGATAAAAAAACAGGGATTACGGCATACGCCGCTTTTGAAACTTACCAACCCGACGGTGACAAACTGATTTCCGCTATTCCCGCAGAAACGATGGTAATGTATATGAGGGAACCGGATAAAGGTATCCGTCTGAGTGTCTGTGACCCTAATCTGAATATAAAAGAGAAGGCTTATACAACGAAGGAACCGAGTCGTCCTATCCGTAAGGAGATACGCCTCAAAGGACACTGGACATTGATGGTTCCGATGGAAAATGTTCAGTTGGAGCAACAGGGAGAGAATACCGTATTGACGGTGACCTGCCAACATGGGCAACCTGTTGAAATGCTCATGCATAAAAAGTGA
- a CDS encoding glycoside hydrolase family 88 protein, which produces MKTILSALGLSLLIFTSCGGQKKVEVDFIQDNIDNAVAQNTIQTDIIEKSGKVLNPRTINEDGSISYIPIEDWCSGFYPGSMWLTYNLTGDKKWLPLAEKYTEALDSVKYLKWHHDVGFMIGCSYLNGYRLADKKEYKDVIVEAAKSLSTRFRPNAGVIQSWDADKGWQGTRGWKCPVIIDNMMNLELLFEATALSGDSTFYNIAVKHADTTMAHHFRPDNSCYHVVDYDPETGEVRKRQTAQGYADESAWARGQAWALYGYTTCYRYTKDKKYLDQAQKVYNFIFNNKNLPEDLVPYWDYDAPNIPNEPRDASAAACTASALYELDGYLPSNQYKETADKIMVSLGSPAYRAEVGTNGNFILMHSVGSIPHGQEIDVPLNYADYYFLEALMRKRDLEKK; this is translated from the coding sequence ATGAAAACAATTCTTAGCGCATTAGGACTTTCCCTTTTGATCTTTACGAGTTGCGGTGGACAAAAAAAAGTTGAAGTAGACTTTATTCAGGACAACATCGACAACGCAGTGGCACAGAACACGATTCAAACGGATATTATCGAGAAATCCGGCAAGGTTCTGAATCCGCGAACCATCAACGAAGACGGCAGTATATCTTATATACCTATTGAAGATTGGTGCTCTGGTTTTTACCCTGGTAGCATGTGGCTGACTTATAACCTGACCGGAGATAAGAAATGGTTGCCGCTGGCTGAAAAATATACGGAAGCTCTTGATTCCGTGAAGTATCTGAAATGGCATCATGACGTAGGATTTATGATTGGTTGCAGCTATCTGAACGGATACCGTCTGGCTGACAAGAAAGAATATAAGGATGTGATTGTCGAAGCAGCCAAATCGCTCTCTACACGTTTCCGTCCGAATGCCGGTGTTATCCAATCATGGGATGCTGATAAAGGCTGGCAGGGAACACGTGGATGGAAATGTCCGGTGATTATTGATAATATGATGAACCTTGAACTTTTGTTTGAAGCAACAGCTCTTTCCGGTGATTCTACTTTCTATAATATTGCTGTGAAACATGCAGATACAACTATGGCACACCATTTCCGTCCGGATAACAGTTGTTATCATGTAGTAGACTACGATCCTGAAACCGGTGAAGTGCGCAAGAGACAAACTGCACAGGGATATGCTGATGAATCGGCTTGGGCTCGCGGACAAGCTTGGGCTCTTTACGGATATACTACTTGCTATCGCTATACGAAAGACAAGAAATATCTCGACCAGGCTCAAAAGGTATATAATTTTATCTTTAACAACAAGAATCTGCCGGAAGACCTCGTTCCTTATTGGGACTACGATGCACCGAACATTCCGAATGAACCTCGTGACGCTTCCGCTGCGGCTTGTACAGCTTCTGCCCTCTACGAATTGGACGGTTATCTGCCGAGCAACCAATACAAGGAGACTGCTGATAAGATTATGGTAAGTCTGGGTTCGCCCGCTTATCGTGCAGAGGTGGGTACTAACGGCAACTTTATCCTGATGCACTCGGTGGGCAGTATTCCTCACGGTCAGGAAATTGATGTCCCTCTGAACTATGCCGACTATTACTTCCTGGAAGCGCTGATGCGCAAAAGAGATCTCGAAAAGAAATAA
- a CDS encoding Ig-like domain-containing protein translates to MLQFENQKIKQIVRKALPVVTLVAMLYSCASIGRPDGGPYDETPPRFIGSTPAAGALNNERTKVSLMFDEFIKLEKATEKVVVSPPQIQQPEIKASGKRIQVNLLDSLKPNTTYTIDFSDAIVDNNEGNPLGNFALTFSTGAQIDTMEVSGTVLDASNLEPIKGILVGLHSNLSDSAFNKLPFDRVARTDSRGRFSIRGIAPGKYRIYGLMDADQNFTFNQKSEVIAFHDSLIIPRMEERIRMDTAWVDSLTYDTIVEKKYMHYLPDDVILRAFKELNYSQYLIKSERLVPHKFTFYFAGKADTLPVLKGLNFDEKDAFIIEKNQRNDTIHYWVKDSLLFKQDTLSMSLTYLYTDTLNQLVPRTDTLNLVSKQKYKKDEPEKEKKKKKKKKDEEDEPEPTKFLPVNVSAPSSMDVYGYVSLNFDEPIASFDSTAIHLRQKVDTLWKDIPFEFEQDSLNQKKFNLYYDWEPTFEYEFEVDSTAFHGIYGLFTDKIKQGFKVRSEDEYFTLHFSVTGADSLAFVELLDAQDKVVRKRMVKDGMADFYFLNPGKYAARLINDTNGNGEWDTGDFAKGLQPEAVFYYPTILEYKALWDVTQPWDIHATPVDKQKPDELKKQKPDEDKKKKDRNNQNRRR, encoded by the coding sequence ATGTTACAGTTTGAGAATCAAAAGATAAAACAAATAGTCCGCAAGGCGCTTCCGGTAGTAACGCTGGTAGCTATGTTATACTCCTGCGCCAGTATCGGGCGACCGGACGGGGGACCTTATGATGAGACTCCACCCCGTTTCATTGGCAGTACTCCTGCTGCCGGTGCGTTAAATAATGAAAGGACGAAAGTCTCTTTGATGTTCGACGAGTTTATAAAGTTGGAGAAAGCGACGGAGAAAGTAGTTGTTTCCCCACCTCAGATACAGCAACCCGAAATCAAGGCTTCCGGAAAACGAATACAGGTGAACTTGCTTGATTCTTTGAAACCGAACACTACCTATACCATTGACTTTTCGGATGCCATTGTTGATAATAATGAAGGTAATCCGTTGGGAAACTTTGCATTAACCTTTTCTACCGGTGCGCAGATTGATACGATGGAAGTGTCGGGAACAGTACTTGATGCCTCTAATTTGGAACCTATCAAAGGCATTCTTGTCGGACTGCATTCCAACCTGAGCGATTCGGCTTTCAACAAGTTGCCTTTCGACCGCGTGGCACGCACGGACAGTCGTGGACGATTCTCTATTCGCGGCATAGCTCCCGGTAAGTACCGTATTTACGGATTGATGGATGCCGACCAGAATTTTACTTTTAATCAGAAAAGTGAGGTGATTGCTTTTCATGATTCGCTGATTATCCCTCGTATGGAAGAACGTATACGTATGGATACAGCCTGGGTGGATTCATTGACCTATGATACGATTGTTGAGAAGAAGTATATGCATTATCTGCCCGACGATGTGATTCTCCGGGCTTTCAAAGAACTGAATTATTCGCAATATCTTATCAAATCCGAAAGGCTTGTGCCGCATAAGTTTACTTTCTATTTTGCAGGTAAGGCAGACACTCTGCCTGTGCTGAAAGGATTGAACTTCGATGAAAAGGATGCTTTTATCATCGAAAAGAATCAGCGGAATGATACGATTCATTATTGGGTCAAAGACTCCTTGCTCTTTAAACAGGATACGCTTTCCATGAGCCTGACTTATCTTTATACGGATACCTTGAATCAGTTGGTACCGCGTACGGATACCTTGAACTTGGTTTCGAAGCAGAAATACAAGAAAGACGAGCCGGAAAAGGAGAAGAAGAAAAAGAAGAAAAAGAAAGATGAGGAGGACGAGCCGGAACCTACGAAGTTCCTGCCGGTGAATGTCAGCGCGCCTTCGTCAATGGATGTATATGGTTATGTTTCTCTGAATTTCGATGAACCGATAGCCAGCTTTGACAGTACCGCTATTCATCTGCGGCAGAAAGTGGATACGCTTTGGAAGGATATACCGTTTGAGTTTGAACAGGACTCTCTGAATCAGAAGAAGTTTAACTTGTATTATGATTGGGAACCGACTTTTGAATACGAGTTTGAGGTAGATTCTACGGCTTTCCATGGTATATACGGATTGTTTACCGATAAGATAAAGCAAGGATTTAAAGTACGTAGTGAAGATGAATACTTCACTCTTCATTTCAGTGTGACGGGGGCTGATTCTTTGGCATTCGTCGAACTGCTTGATGCGCAAGACAAGGTAGTCCGTAAGCGTATGGTGAAAGATGGAATGGCCGATTTCTATTTCTTGAATCCGGGAAAATATGCAGCCAGGCTGATTAATGACACAAATGGAAATGGAGAATGGGATACGGGAGACTTTGCAAAAGGTTTGCAACCGGAAGCCGTTTTCTATTATCCGACAATATTAGAGTATAAGGCGTTGTGGGACGTGACACAACCATGGGATATTCATGCGACCCCTGTGGATAAACAGAAACCGGATGAGCTTAAAAAACAAAAACCAGATGAAGACAAGAAGAAAAAAGATAGAAACAATCAGAACAGGCGCCGCTAG
- the cysS gene encoding cysteine--tRNA ligase, translating to MEHQLTIYNTLDRKKELFVPLHAPHVGMYVCGPTVYGDAHLGHARPSITFDVLFRYLTHLGYKVRYVRNITDVGHLEHDADEGEDKIAKKARLEELEPMEVVQYYLNRYHKAMEALNVLSPSIEPHASGHIIEQIQLVQKILDAGYAYESEGSVYFDVAKYNKDHHYGKLSGRNLDDVLNTTRDLDGQSEKRNPADFALWKKAQPEHIMRWPSPWSDGFPGWHAECTAMGRKYLGEHFDIHGGGMDLIFPHHECEIAQSVASQGDDMVHYWMHNNMITINGTKMGKSLGNFITLDEFFNGTHKLLTQAYTPMTIRFFILQAHYRSTVDFSNEALQASEKGLQRLMEAIAALEKITPSAATSEGINIKELRAKCYEAMNDDLNTPIVIAQLFEGARIINNIIAGNATISAEDLKELKETFHLFSFDIMGLKEEKGSSDGREAAYGKVVDMLLEQRMKAKANKDWATSDEIRNTLTALGFEVKDTKDGFEWRLNK from the coding sequence ATGGAACATCAACTTACCATTTACAACACGTTAGATAGAAAGAAAGAGTTATTCGTACCGCTCCACGCACCTCATGTAGGCATGTATGTGTGCGGACCGACTGTTTACGGTGACGCTCATTTGGGACATGCCCGTCCGTCCATTACATTCGACGTACTCTTCCGTTATCTCACTCATCTAGGATATAAGGTACGTTATGTACGCAATATTACCGACGTAGGCCATTTGGAACATGATGCCGACGAAGGAGAAGATAAAATCGCCAAGAAAGCCCGCCTGGAAGAACTGGAGCCGATGGAAGTTGTTCAGTATTACCTGAACCGCTACCACAAAGCAATGGAAGCACTCAACGTGCTTTCCCCCAGCATCGAGCCGCATGCTTCGGGCCACATCATCGAACAAATCCAACTGGTACAGAAGATTCTGGATGCCGGATACGCTTACGAAAGCGAAGGTTCCGTCTACTTCGATGTTGCCAAATACAATAAAGACCATCACTACGGTAAATTGTCCGGACGCAATCTGGATGACGTATTGAATACCACCCGCGACCTCGACGGACAAAGCGAAAAGCGCAATCCTGCCGACTTTGCCCTTTGGAAAAAAGCACAACCGGAACATATCATGCGCTGGCCGTCTCCCTGGAGCGACGGTTTCCCCGGATGGCATGCCGAATGTACCGCTATGGGACGTAAGTATCTTGGCGAGCATTTCGACATTCACGGTGGTGGAATGGACTTGATTTTCCCTCACCACGAATGTGAAATCGCACAATCGGTAGCTTCGCAAGGCGACGATATGGTTCATTACTGGATGCACAACAATATGATTACCATCAACGGAACAAAGATGGGCAAATCACTCGGTAACTTCATCACGCTGGACGAGTTCTTCAACGGCACTCATAAGTTATTGACGCAAGCCTACACTCCAATGACTATCCGTTTCTTCATCCTGCAAGCTCACTACCGCAGCACGGTTGATTTCAGCAATGAAGCGCTGCAAGCATCAGAAAAGGGGTTGCAACGACTGATGGAAGCCATTGCTGCATTGGAAAAAATAACTCCTTCAGCAGCAACTTCAGAAGGAATTAACATAAAAGAACTACGTGCCAAATGTTATGAGGCAATGAACGATGACCTGAATACTCCTATTGTCATCGCACAACTTTTTGAAGGTGCCCGTATCATTAACAATATCATCGCCGGAAATGCTACTATTTCCGCTGAAGACTTGAAAGAGCTGAAAGAAACATTCCACTTGTTCAGTTTCGACATCATGGGACTGAAAGAGGAAAAAGGTTCTTCCGATGGTCGTGAGGCAGCATACGGCAAGGTAGTAGACATGTTGCTGGAGCAACGCATGAAAGCAAAAGCCAATAAAGACTGGGCTACTTCCGATGAAATTCGTAATACATTGACTGCGCTCGGATTCGAGGTAAAAGATACAAAGGACGGTTTCGAGTGGAGATTGAATAAATAA
- a CDS encoding DUF3108 domain-containing protein, translated as MKTRRKKIETIRTGAASFRRSLIIGTVALLMGIFALPASAQCEAKNDAFQTGEHVMYDLYFNWKFVWVKAGLASLTTNATTYHSEPAFRMNLLALGSKRADFFFKMRDTLTCVIGEKLEPRYFRKGAEEGKRYTVDEAWFSYKDGLCFVNQKRTYRDGTFNESEASDSRCIYDMLSILAQARSYDPADYKVGDKIKFPMATGRKVEEQTLIYRGKENVKAENGVTYRCLIFSLVEYDKKGKEKEVITFFVTDDLNHLPVRLDLFLNFGSAKAFLNDVRGNRHPMTSIVK; from the coding sequence ATGAAGACAAGAAGAAAAAAGATAGAAACAATCAGAACAGGCGCCGCTAGCTTCCGCCGTAGCTTGATTATCGGAACTGTGGCATTGCTGATGGGAATTTTCGCCCTTCCCGCCAGTGCCCAATGTGAGGCGAAGAACGATGCGTTTCAGACGGGCGAACACGTGATGTACGATTTGTACTTCAACTGGAAGTTTGTCTGGGTGAAAGCCGGACTTGCCAGTCTGACAACCAATGCGACTACCTACCATTCGGAACCGGCTTTCCGGATGAACCTGCTTGCTTTGGGCAGCAAACGGGCGGATTTCTTTTTCAAGATGCGTGATACGTTGACTTGCGTGATTGGCGAGAAGCTGGAGCCGCGCTATTTCCGTAAGGGTGCCGAGGAAGGAAAACGTTATACAGTGGATGAGGCTTGGTTCTCGTATAAGGACGGGCTCTGCTTTGTCAATCAGAAACGTACGTACCGGGATGGAACGTTTAATGAATCGGAAGCAAGTGACAGCCGTTGTATATATGATATGTTGAGCATTCTGGCGCAGGCACGCTCTTACGACCCTGCAGATTATAAGGTGGGAGACAAAATCAAGTTTCCGATGGCTACGGGACGTAAGGTGGAAGAGCAGACGCTTATCTATCGCGGGAAGGAAAACGTAAAAGCCGAGAATGGAGTTACTTATCGTTGCTTGATTTTTTCATTAGTCGAATATGATAAGAAAGGGAAAGAAAAGGAAGTTATTACTTTCTTTGTGACGGATGACTTGAACCATCTTCCGGTTCGTCTGGATTTGTTCCTGAACTTTGGTTCGGCTAAGGCGTTCCTGAATGATGTACGGGGGAATCGGCATCCGATGACTTCTATCGTTAAATAA